ACATTTCGCCCTGGCTCGTAGCTAAAGTCAACATGGTTAAAAGATAGACTTTGCAACGGCAAAGGTACAGGAGAGTTGCCTTCATCCATTTGCTCCCCTTCCATCACGTTGAGCAATCTTTCCACGCTGGCACCGCCTGCGGACCAGTCCATAAATGAATTGAACAAATCCTGTAAGTATTGGATAAACTGGAATCCAAGCTGGAACAGGACAACGAACATGCCAATGGATAGTTCGCCTTGTAGGACCAGCAAACCTCCATATCCAAGAATGAGCACTCTCACCCCCCAATTCAGGGGTTCGCTGGTGATCATTTTGAGATTCACTTGTTTGCCTTCCTGCATCACTTTCTCGTAATACGTATTGTACAGCTTGTCATATCTCTCTTTCTCCCAGGCCAGTCTGTGATAAGCCAGCACTTCTCGGGTGGACGAGATCCCTTGCTCAATATGAACGAGCACACCGGATTTCGCCTTCTGAACATGGCCGGCTGCCTTCTTCAGTTTAACTGCGAAGACTCTGCCGAGAATCACGTATGCTGTCCCCAGTACAAAGCAAGCAATCAGCATGACTGGACTGACCATCCCAATCATAACGGCTACAAACAGAACCACAAATAGCTGCTGAATACCGCGAGGAATCTGATTTCCGATCATATCGGCAACCTTGTCCAGATCCTGGGTAATGTAATGCACATATGTAGCTATGCGTTCTTTTTGCAATTGACGTATCGAGATTCTGTATACATAGGACATAAAGTCATCGGCCATACGGGATTGAATAACGGACTGATTTCGATGCATCATGTGCGGAGCATAGGTGAACAGCACGGCATAAAGAAGGAAAGCCAGCACAAAAAGACAGACGATCTCTGGCACAAGTTCATATTGGCCTTGTAATAAAATATTGTCAATGAGACGCTGCTGGAGAGCAATGATACTCAGGAAAGACAAAGACTCCAGGGACATCAGAATGACGGAGATGAGCAGCAATGAGGGACGCGACATGATATATTTTTTTAGAAAATGAATATGCTTTTTCATCGACAAGCTCACCCCTCCTCTCCCGAATTCAGCTGATAATAAGCTCCCTGTCTTCTCATCAATTCCTCATGGCTTCCCAGTTCCCGGATTTGTCCATGTTCAAGCACAACAATCACATCATAATCCTTAATGGTAGATAACCGATGAGCAACGGCAATGGTCGTCCTGCCTAGCAGTAGACGTTCCAGTGCTTGCTGTACTTCTTGTTCACTCGCTGTATCAAGCGCGGACGTTGCCTCATCAAGCAATAGAATGGAAGGTTTCTTGATAAACATACGTGCAATGGATATACGCTGCTTCTGACCTCCGGACAAGTTAACGCCTCTTTCCCCGAGCAGCGTGTCATATCCATCCGGCTGAGCCGAGATGAAATCATGTGCATATGCGGCCTTGGCCGCCTGGATCATGTCTTCCTCTGTCGCGTCCGGATGACCAAAAAGAATGTTATTGCGAATGGTATCGCCAAAAAGATACGTTTCCTGGGACACATATCCTATACTTTCTCGCAATTGTGCAAATGAAAGTTTTCGTATAGGTACACCGTCCAACAGAATTTCACCCTGCTGTGGATCATAAAAACGAACCAGAAGCTGAAGCAGGGTAGACTTTCCGTGTCCACTTGGACCTACGATGGCCACTCGTTGACCGCTCTTAATCATCAGATTAAAATCCGAGAGCACTTCCGGACCCTTGTTATATCGATATGTGACGTGTTCGAACCGAATCTCTCCTCTGATTTCCTTCAAGCAGATAGGTGCGGCCTCTTCGACAACCTGAGGTTCTGTTTGCATGAAGCGATGGATCTTGGAAGCTTGATGCATCAGTACTTTCTGCTCCGTAATAACCGTAATGACAAGAGTTACCGTTTGCATGACCTGGAAATAGTAAAGCAAATACGCCGACATCTCTCCTACGCTCATCGCCTGTTCCTTGACCAAGTGGATGCCGTACAGGATGACTGCTACTCCACCAACGTAATAGGATAATCGGCGTATCGTGCCCCTCCAGAAAGCCATCCATAACATGCGAACCCGTCCATCCAAAAAAGGCTGCATGTGTCCCTTGAACCGTTTCCAATCCCATTCCTCGGCTCCGTGGGCACGCATTTCGGTCAGAGCTGACACGCTCTCGTATACCTTTTGATTATAGGCTATGCGCTGTTCCGTATTCTGCTTAGCCAAGATGGTAGCCTTTCTTTCGATGGATGGTCCAACCAGATAATAGAGAAGCAGGCACGGCACCATGATCAGTGTTAAAGGAATGCTAATAGCACACATCACCGTGACGGATACAATAGAGACTACAATGTTTTGGATCGTATGCGGAAGAAGAAACCGATAGAAGTCTTGCAGGATACTCACTTCCGTGTTCATGAACGACAAGCTTTCACCAACAGGGCGTTGTTGGAAATAAGAATACCCCAGCTTCCTCATATGACTAAAAATATCGTATTGCAAATCTCGTGCCGCCTTCTCCTGAATGGACCTCTGCAACAGATTTTGCCATGCCATCAGACCAAACATCAGAAACATGCCGGCAACCAACAGAATAATGAGCCACCGGAATCGGATCACATCAGCAGATGGAACGATGATATCGATGAAATACTGAACGCCCTTGGGAATGAAAACCTGAATGAACGTGACTCCAATACCGCAACACACCAGCAGCCAAAACATGCCATAGTATTTTTGCACATAAGACAGGACCCATCGATAAGTTTGAAATAGTGAGTCTTGGGGAGGTACCGATCGTTTAGATTGTATTGCTGCTGAGACATTATCCTTCATATGTCACCCTCAAACTTTGCGCCCTTTCAAGGCAGCAACCTGTGATCTATTAAATTCAGCTTTCCGTTCGCCAGTAACAGCCGATCATTGTGATACATCAGACTTGCAGAACGCAAATCCCGAAAAGCCCTTTCCAAGGGAAGCTGGTCATTAGCGGTGTAACCGTAGGATAGTCCTGCAATGTCTATCATTTGATCCGTTGCCTGAAAAAGAGTCTCTGATGCCAAAATTTTAAGATTATTGATGTGAATATTGAACCGCGGCGCTTCAAGCAGTTTCAAATTCCCCTGGTTGGAATGATCTTCGTACTGTTTGATCATCTCGTTAAGGTATATGTTGACCGTGTCCAACTGCAGCCGAATCCTTGCAAGCCTTGCATAGAGCAACTCAGACTGCAAATTGAAGCGGGAACGATTTTGCGGATTACGGATGAGTTGTATTAACCCTTCGTATACTCCCTTAGCGGCTCCAAGCCAACAGGCAGACCATAAAATATGTCCCATGGGAATCATCGTCTGTACAGCTAGCGGTTTGAATTCTATCGCTGCACCGATCAGCTGTTCTTCTCCAATTGAGCCACGAATGTGTATCCCCACACTGCCGGTCCCTCTCATCCCCATGGCATGCCAATCGGAGACACTTTCCAGTTCCAGTTGATGTCGTTCGGCAAAGACCAGTTGGACATCACTGTCGGGACTTTGATCAGAAGGTTTCATTGTGATGAGAAACCAGTCGGCGTGCTCACCGCCGGTTACAACTGGAGCATCTCGGTCAATATAGAGCGAGCTTCCATTGGTAACCATCGGACTTTGGGACGAGAGCAAGTGCCCCCCTTTTCCCTTTTCAGTTGTGACTGAGGCGATTAAGGGCTGTTCCTCCTGCAGCCTGGACAGAAGATGATCTGAAAAATCATTCTGTTCTTGACGGATTAATACCTCCACCTGCTGTATGTGCATGGCCCATATCATTCCCGTGGATAAGCACCCGCTTGCCAAAAGTTCTGCCATAGAGGATAAGGAACGGAGTGAAGGCCGTTCACCGCCTGACAGGCTAGGGATTGATGCTGACATTAGGCTTGCAGACTTCAAGTCAGTTATATTTTCTTTGGGGAAGGACCCATCCCGGTCATGATCACCGGCTCTTTCAGCAAAGCGCTTTGCCGCCAATCTTACCTCGGACAATGTGTCCGTGACTTCGGATACTTCATACGAATATCGCATATCAAAATCCCTTTCACTTAAATGGATTTGGTCAGAAATGCTTCATCTTTTCCCTGGAACGATTGGATTGCTCTTCTGAAGTTTGAACGGTCGATTCGTATCAAATAATCGTTCCTCAAAGGAATTCTGCCAACGGATAGCAATATCTTCACTGTTGTACCGATACACCTGATGGAGGAATTCCCGATCTTCCATATTCAGCTTGTCCAGGAATCCTTCCGGTCCGGCCCCACCATACAGGGTCTGCGTATAATGCAGGGCATAGAATACTTCCTTTTGGAAATTCAAATCCTGTGCCCGCTGCAGTACCTTATCCCAATCCACATTCACTTGAGGGCTGTCCAGGAATCGGTGAATGTCCATGAATTTATAGAGCAGGATATCCTTGTACGCCATTACATCCAATTCACTTGTTGCTTCTCGGGTAAGATGGATAAGCATGAATAACAGCAGATCTTCCCATTCCAAGGTGCGGACAGGATGTCCTGCAACATCAATAACCTGGCTTCTCTCCAACATTTGCTGCACTGCCGTATCAGTACGGCGACTGGTCATGAGATCAAGCGAAAATTGCAAATCCAACGCATGATATTCAAGAAACGGACTATTTTCTATATATTTGGTCAAAGGAATCACTTCATGGGACACCATTGATCGGATCATAATTTCCCTGCGAGGCAACGGGGTAACCGAATTCGTTTTATAATTGATCATTCCCTGCACGTATCCCATTTCCTTCATAACCGCTATCGCTTCATCAATTTGGCTTGAATGTATAAGCATATCATTATCTTTGAAATCCCGGCTCCCCAGATCCCCATAGGCGACTTGGGAAAGTACGATCCCTTTCAGCAAACTGTATTGAATACTCCGCTTGTCCAGCTCATGGCAGATATCAAGGGTGAATCTGCACTGTTGTTCGCCTCGCATTTTTTGCATATGATACATTTGCTTGACCGAACTAACGAATTTGCCGTAGATCGCCTTCTCCGTGCCTTTCACCAAAAAGTAACGCTCGATATTCTGCCATGCGGTTCCCATCACACCATGGGTATGCAGCATGCCGAATACTCGGCTCCAGTCCATGTGAGCAGCCATTAATTGACGAAAATCTTCAATCTCCGCATTACGAAGAGCAGGTTTTGAACACAATAAAACCAATCTTTCTTCATCGGTTAGAGTAGAATCTGATGACATGGCAAATAGCTCCTTTCGCCTTGGAAGAGAATTACTTCTGCCCGACAATAAAAATATTATTTCCACGCGATACAAGTTCTTCTACATCAAGATACTGGGATTCAATCTCCAAAATGCTCTCGAACACAGCCGGATCAGACAAAATCTCGCTCAGGGTTTGGGTGTTACCCTCAATCTGTGTCTCCAGAAATCCGGGATAAATGAAGGCTGGGAAGCCTTTAAGATTTAATACTTTTAGCCCGCATTCAAGATAATATTCTTGAAGCTGCTTGGGAGTAAACATATAAATATCGGGCATTTCGAGCGTGAATCGCCCTTTGCCGCCCGTTAACTTCCGTGCCTCTTCAATTCTGCCCAGGGAAATATTAAAGTACAGGGCATGGTACAGATTAGGTGTAAACGATACCAAGTACCCCTTGGGCTTAAGCAACTTCACGACTTCGTGCAGCATTTTTAGCGGCTCTTCCACAAATCCCAATACGTTATGAAAGTTAAAGCAGACATCCACGGATGCCGGCTGTACGCCTTCAATAGCATGAAGGTCACCTTGGCGGATCGTCCATCTGTCCTGAAGATCATTCGCTTCGCGTTTGGCCATCGCTTGTCTAAGCATGTCTTCCGACAGATCATACGTATATCCGGTGCTCTCCGGATATTCTTGAAGGACTTTAAGCGACCAGCGACCAGTCCCTCCACCCGCGTCAAAAAACGTGAACCCGGCGGGTAATCGATCCAAGACTTCTTTTTTGAAAACGTTCCATAACAGCTGGTCGGAGAGCTGCCAATATGCCTGCTCCTCTACCAAGTCGTACTTGTCCGCTTTATTTTTGAAATACGCAATGGTGTCGTGTGTTGTTTTGCTCATGTTAAATCCCCCTTCTCCAATGGTTGAAATGGTTTATTATCTTCCGATTGCAGATACAACTGAATACCCACAGAATCAATCCAGCTGAAGGCTTCCAAATCCTGCTCTGCCATTTGCTTTAATTCTTTCACAGGTACCCAACGTCCGTCACGAGCCTGATCGCCGGACTGCAAGGCTATGCCTTCAGCTTCGCAGCGAAAATATACGCCCATTGAATCGATAGGTCCCTCCAGTGTCTGGTAGACAGCAAAAGGTTGAATGCCCTCCAGTAAACCTGTGTTGGTTCTTACCTGCATGTACGTATCCTTTCCTGCAATGCGAGTCAGTTCAAGGCCTGTTTCTTCCCTGACCTCCCGTTTCAGTCCATCGATCATGGACTCGTACTCTTCGAGTTGCCCTCCAGGCAATTCCCATGCTTTGGGTTGATTGGGCTTGTCCCGAATCTGTAAATACAGTTGGAGCTCACCTTTCACCACTCTTTCGATCATAGCGCGTACGTTAACGTACATGTTGCCCCTCCCCAGACAGGAATTCGCCCATCACGTCATCTAGCTTCAACTGCAGATTGAATTGGAGATGATAAGCCTTGTACTGCCTCGTAATTTTACGTGTGTACCCCAGCAATCGTTTGGCAATGTCGCCACCTAGTCCGCCGCTGGAGAATGAAAAGATATGAGTGAGATACTGTGTCTCAAAAATTCGTTCCTGCAGAGATTGTACGAACGGTTGTCTGCTGGCCGGTATGACAGTATTAACAGCATCCTTCCCCAACAGAACAAACGCACCGACCGTCCAGAATCCAGGCTGTCCAATAAGACCGGATCGGGAGATATACGGAGTGGCATATACTCTCAATTCATCCTCGACAAACATCAGCAACGCCGTGTCATCGGTAATGACGGAGTACCCTGAATCGATTGCTTTCTGGGCAATCGTCGATTTACCGGCTCCGCTTGTTCCTAGAAAAATAATCGCTTTTCCGTCTTGACCTACAACGCATACCGAGTGCAAGAGAAATGCGTTCATGTCCATCAATTTGGGAAAAAGAGAAATCCGTTGAGAGAATTCCCATGACCGATCTTCATATTCGTCATACCCTGTCCGCTGAACGAAATGCAGTCTGCTGTTCCAACCGGAATCCCAGTCGATGTTATAATTGAACTGCAGGCTGGAACGAATATTCACCCGGTCTTCGCCCCAGATTACTTCGTCTCGTTCCGGGTTGTTAATCCAAGGACTTGTGTCCCAAGCTTCAATCCTGCAGTGATGATCAATCGTTTCTGGCTGATCATCTATCAAGACGTGTGCGTACCAGTTTCTGGTGCGTTCCCCAAGCGCATGAAGACGAGATGCAAAATCCACCTGTACATGAAAGGGACCGTAACGATAAATATACAGAAGAGTTCCTCCTTCCTTAATCTCTTCGGATCTTTCCGGTAGCGGTTCTCGGAAGGGTTTGCACAATTTCAACCCTTTTAGGCACCTTGTAAGCGGATAACTTGGAACGGCAAAAACGCAAAATGTCCGTAGCTTCAACAAGTGTATCCGACTTGCGAGGAATGATGTAAGCCACCAGTGCTTCGCCGAGCCAGGGGTCGGCCTCTCCTTTGACAATGGCTTGCTCCAGCGGAAAGTGCTCCATGATCAGTCGCTCAATTTCCTCAGGATGCACTTGTTTTCCTCCTGTTTTGATCAACAGTTTGGTTCTTCCCAGTAGCCACAGATTATTTTGTTCGTCCAAGTAACCGCGATCTCCTGTACGAAGCCATCCGTTTTGCAGGACTTTATCCGTCTCTGTTGTATTGAGGTAATATCCCTTCATGATGCTGGGACTGTGAACCCATATATCACCTGGTTCATGAACACCTAAGTGATTCTCTTCTTCATCTCTTATGGAGATTTCAACCCCGCGAAGGGCTTGCCCTACATTAGATGGTTCGTATACTTCCGAAATGATCCTGGTTGTAATCCGCGGACCAGCCTCCGTTTGGCCGTACGTTTGCACCATTTTCACATGGGAAGGCAGTTTCTTGCGAACAGATTCCAGTATGTTAGGCGTAACTTGTCCTCCCCCAAAGCAGATATAACGCAGATGGGGCAGCGATTTATAATCGGATTTCAGCAGGCTCAACGCTTGCAGCATGGTTGGTACTGCAGTAACTACGGTAATGTCTTGCTCTTGCATCGTTTTCATGAATGAAGTGGGTAGAAACAGACCCGTCATAATGACTAACTCTCCACCCAGGTACAGGTGGCTTAACAATTGGGAGGTATTGCAATAGCCGAAAGGCATAGGCAGCGTAATCAACACTTTATCTTTCTCCGTCAGTGACAGAGATTCGCAATGAGCCTTCACATTAGTAATCAGGTTATGGTGAGTGTGCTGCACAATTTTGGGATTCCCGGTGGTTCCCGACGTTTGCAGCATTAAGGCAACCTCGTCTGCTAGACGAGGCCTGTATATGGGCTTCGTCTCCTCATCCGGTGCCTGCCACTCTTCCTGGCTCAGGACTGACAGGTTCTGATTACTTAGCTTGGATTTCATCTCGTGAGTAGTGATACAGAGAGCAGCGTCTACTGTGCGGCACGCCAGCCTGATTTCTGCCTCGGAACTGCCGGAATAGAGCGGCATGATTACCGCTCCCAGTAAGGTAACAGCGAAGTAAGCATGGATATAGGCAGGAGAGTTGGGCAAACAGATCACCACCACTTCGCCTTCCCTAACACGTTCCTCAATCTTTAACTGCAAGGCCGCGGTTGTGGACAAAAGCTGCTTATACGTCCACTTCTCCTCGCCGAATGTTACGGCAATCCGATCCGGACTCCGCTCTGCCTGATGTAACAGTATTTCACCGATACACCGGGGTTCCATATCCTTCATCCATTCGCCTCCTTCGCGTACATTTTGTCTAACCTCTGCTGTCCATTTGAAAGATTTGCCCGCTGACGTTGGCAACGTGTTCGGACAACAGGTAGAGAATAAAATTCGCTGTCTCCTCCGGTGTGGAAATGCGGGACAAAAGACTCTCTTCGAGTGCCTTTTGATATTTTCCAGCATGATGCCGGTTCAGATTGGTTCGCATAAACCCCGGACAGATTGCATTAACGGCAATGCCGAATGAACCCAACTCACGTGCCATTGATTTGGTCAAAGCATTAAGTCCGGCCTTGGAAGATGCATAGTTGCTTTGCTGTGCGCTTCCTACAATCCCCCGGTACGAGGACACGTGAATGATCTTGCCCCTGCCTCGAGCCTTCATCAGCTGGCTGACTTTCTGAGAGACGAGAAATGCGCCGTCCAGATTAACCTGCATAACCTTGCGCCATTGAGCATAACTCATCTCGTCAAAAGACGCGTCGTTGATAATTCCGGCATTATATATCAGCCCATCCACCCATTCCAGTCGATCCATCAGTACTTGCAAGGATTCATCCAGAAGTTCTGTATTCGTGACATCCAGATGACCGACATGCAGACGATCCTGTATACTCATATGATATTCATTACTATGAATAGGGGTTTGGTTATAGGTGGCAGCAACAATCGCCCCTTCTTGCAGCATTTTTTCAAGAAGACACCCTCCAAGCGTTCCCGAACCCCCAACAAGAAGCAATCGAAGTCCTTGAAGAGAAATGTGCACGAATATTCATCCTTTACGCTGTCTTGGTATCAACGAAGGCCGTTAACACTTCAACATTCTCAAATAGTTGCGGTGTAAGTTCATCATCCTCAATCGTGATTTGAAACTCATCCTCCATCTTGATGATCAACTGAAGAATCATGATGGAGTCCAGTTGCAGATCAGAAACCAGATTTTCTTTTCCCGAAAAGACATAATTTTCTTCAATCCGATCCTCAAGCTCTTCTTTTACGAGCCTGCACACCGTTTCATAATGCGACATATGCTCACCCTCAGATATAGAATGATTTGGCAATATTGCTGACATCATGTATTCGCCTGGCGATAAGGAATAAAATAATCGAACTTGGGACCATCCATACTCAGTCTGTCCTGATGAACAATCGTCAGGTTAACATCGTCAGGCAGTTTGTTCAGCAGTTCTTGCTGCAATAGGAACTCGGCTGCTTCCTGAAATCCCTTGCCAGGTACAAGGTAAAACATAAATTGCTTTTCCTGCACTTGCATTACACGGAATTGTCGAACGGCATCCGGGAAATTCCGGTTGACCTTGGTTACCGCATAATGAAACAGAATCGGATTGGCGATCCAATCACCTGATCGAATATATTGGGTTGCCCGCCCACCAGTCACTTCGATGACGGGATATCTCGATCCGCAGTCACATTTCTGTTCAGACAGCCTGCCAATATCTCCTGTGTCATAACGGATCAAAGGCCAGATTCGATTGGTCAAGTCAGTAATCACTACGTTTCCATAGCCATCTTTGTCCGAATTCGCAATTTCCACATACAATTGATCACTAGACAAGTGCAGATTACCACTTCTGCAGCTCATGCCAATACACCAAAATTCGCGCGAACCATAATGGTTATAAACAATGGGACCAAAGGCCTCTTCAATCGCCTTGCGCTGATAGTCAAATAACATCTCTCCGTTAATTTCGATATATTTAAACGGAAGTTTGCTCCGATCCAGCTTTCGCTCCAGCAGATGGTTCGCGAATAGATAGAGTGCGGTGGATACGGACAGCATCCACTGCGGACGATACTTCAGCAACGCTTCATAATAGTCGTCCAGTCGTTCCGGGGACAGATCAAGCATGGACAGATACATGACCTCATGGTAAATGGATATGGGATCCGTTGACAGATCATCTTCATTGAAAGCATAAAACATGGCATACGGATCTTTAGGTCCAATACCTCCGTTAGTGTTTCGAAGGCCCCATAAGAGGCGCGCTTTTTTCCATTTTTCTTCAACTGATTTATAACATTTGAGCGGTTGTCCCGTGGAACCACTGGTATATTCAACATAGAGTTTGGCCTCAGTGTTTGTAAGCAGCGATTCTTCTCTGCCGGTCAACTCAGATTTCTCCAATATGGGTATCTGCTCAAAACTGGATTGGCTCCAGCTGGCATCTGTAACGCCTTGTAACCTTTGTTGGTAGAATGAAGATTTTGCTGTTGCGTGTTCGATTAAACCTAGTAGCTTGTCCTGAAAATGGTCCCACTTGGTTATCATAAATGGTTTCCCACCTTATGGTTTCAAAGTCACATTGGTTCTCGGGAACTGAACGGCACTCCATATATATGGCATCTCCAGCAAACCATGGATCAATCGCTCCCATCCAACGCCAAAGCCCGATGTTTCCCTGTAGTTGTCGAGCGTTCTGGACTGAAGATAACATGCGTAATCTTCTTCAGGCAGGTTGAACACTTCTGCTTTTTCTTTCAATTGGTCAAGGGTACCCACACGCTGACCGCTACCGATCGTTTCCCGATATCCCGGCCAGATATAATCCGTATTGTTTGCAACGCGTCTGTCCCGCCCCTTCATTTCGGCGTGGTAGAACGGTACTTCAAGCAAAGGAAACTCACTAATTGCCAAGAATCCGCCATAAATCTCGGTGAGTCGGACTTCTTCCCATGAACCGAAGTGTTCAAGTGTGAATTTGTTGTAGATTTCATCTTTTGTATCTTCGTAAAGTGCGGCTAAAGCTTCTTCAAAGGTTAATTCCGTTATTTTTTGACTGCGACTGACTTCGTCAAGTTGATTCAGACGATCCTGGGAAAGGAACACACTCAGATCCGCTTCATTATGTTTGAGCAAATCCTGAATGACTCTAAACAACAATTGACGGATTATCTCCTTATTCGCTACTTGATCAACCGCGCCTTCATATTCGATATGGTGAAACTCGGACAGATGGGATGCATCTACATTTTCCTTGCGGAATGAGTTATACACGGAGTATACATGGTCTACCTGGTGCTGGAGCACCGACAATTCCAGATAAATTTGTGAGGATTCTGATAGAAATGCCTTGTTCGGCAGATCAAACCACTCCAAAGAAATAGGGCATACATCAGTTGTATAACTGATGGCCTCGCGACCATACACGGCACCTGGAGAAGAAATCATTCGAGTAGTCAAAGGCAGCAGTGTAAACAGTGCATTCATTTCTCCAAAAAACAGATTGCTTGACATATTGATCTGATGATTAATTCTGGCGATAGCGCCCCAATACTTCTGTTCACTGAAGCTCGTGACCCGTTTCTCAGCTTCTGCCAGCGTGTATTGCCCTGCAAGTACATTATCCAGTGCGTCATATATGTTGTTCCCGCGATATCCCAACTTCTTGTCTTTCTTAGTATAATAAGGTCCTAACATAAGCTCATCTCTCCTCATATGGTTATTATTTTGGGTTAATCAATCAAATCTGGCCGGCGATATAATTTTGAC
The window above is part of the Paenibacillus sp. 1781tsa1 genome. Proteins encoded here:
- a CDS encoding bifunctional 2-polyprenyl-6-hydroxyphenol methylase/3-demethylubiquinol 3-O-methyltransferase UbiG, yielding MSKTTHDTIAYFKNKADKYDLVEEQAYWQLSDQLLWNVFKKEVLDRLPAGFTFFDAGGGTGRWSLKVLQEYPESTGYTYDLSEDMLRQAMAKREANDLQDRWTIRQGDLHAIEGVQPASVDVCFNFHNVLGFVEEPLKMLHEVVKLLKPKGYLVSFTPNLYHALYFNISLGRIEEARKLTGGKGRFTLEMPDIYMFTPKQLQEYYLECGLKVLNLKGFPAFIYPGFLETQIEGNTQTLSEILSDPAVFESILEIESQYLDVEELVSRGNNIFIVGQK
- a CDS encoding class I adenylate-forming enzyme family protein yields the protein MKDMEPRCIGEILLHQAERSPDRIAVTFGEEKWTYKQLLSTTAALQLKIEERVREGEVVVICLPNSPAYIHAYFAVTLLGAVIMPLYSGSSEAEIRLACRTVDAALCITTHEMKSKLSNQNLSVLSQEEWQAPDEETKPIYRPRLADEVALMLQTSGTTGNPKIVQHTHHNLITNVKAHCESLSLTEKDKVLITLPMPFGYCNTSQLLSHLYLGGELVIMTGLFLPTSFMKTMQEQDITVVTAVPTMLQALSLLKSDYKSLPHLRYICFGGGQVTPNILESVRKKLPSHVKMVQTYGQTEAGPRITTRIISEVYEPSNVGQALRGVEISIRDEEENHLGVHEPGDIWVHSPSIMKGYYLNTTETDKVLQNGWLRTGDRGYLDEQNNLWLLGRTKLLIKTGGKQVHPEEIERLIMEHFPLEQAIVKGEADPWLGEALVAYIIPRKSDTLVEATDILRFCRSKLSAYKVPKRVEIVQTLPRTATGKIRRD
- a CDS encoding ABC transporter ATP-binding protein, with product MKKHIHFLKKYIMSRPSLLLISVILMSLESLSFLSIIALQQRLIDNILLQGQYELVPEIVCLFVLAFLLYAVLFTYAPHMMHRNQSVIQSRMADDFMSYVYRISIRQLQKERIATYVHYITQDLDKVADMIGNQIPRGIQQLFVVLFVAVMIGMVSPVMLIACFVLGTAYVILGRVFAVKLKKAAGHVQKAKSGVLVHIEQGISSTREVLAYHRLAWEKERYDKLYNTYYEKVMQEGKQVNLKMITSEPLNWGVRVLILGYGGLLVLQGELSIGMFVVLFQLGFQFIQYLQDLFNSFMDWSAGGASVERLLNVMEGEQMDEGNSPVPLPLQSLSFNHVDFSYEPGRNVILNNLTFNIPMGLKIAIVGTSGSGKSTIAQLLIRYFDPDGGRILVNGKPLNQLYRSEWTERIGIVFQEPYLFPDTIQNNLLMGIEDEQSASLMRSACEAAQIDDYIVSLPEGYDTFIGDRGITLSGGQRQRLAIARALIQNRDILILDEATSALDLTTERRLQQAIDRYREGKTTIVIAHRLSTIQNADLIFVMHKGEMVESGTHDQLLNREGLYREMVSLQDLNGEGQQTDLLQSLNQSGPSALA
- a CDS encoding acyl-CoA dehydrogenase family protein, with translation MRYSYEVSEVTDTLSEVRLAAKRFAERAGDHDRDGSFPKENITDLKSASLMSASIPSLSGGERPSLRSLSSMAELLASGCLSTGMIWAMHIQQVEVLIRQEQNDFSDHLLSRLQEEQPLIASVTTEKGKGGHLLSSQSPMVTNGSSLYIDRDAPVVTGGEHADWFLITMKPSDQSPDSDVQLVFAERHQLELESVSDWHAMGMRGTGSVGIHIRGSIGEEQLIGAAIEFKPLAVQTMIPMGHILWSACWLGAAKGVYEGLIQLIRNPQNRSRFNLQSELLYARLARIRLQLDTVNIYLNEMIKQYEDHSNQGNLKLLEAPRFNIHINNLKILASETLFQATDQMIDIAGLSYGYTANDQLPLERAFRDLRSASLMYHNDRLLLANGKLNLIDHRLLP
- a CDS encoding ABC transporter ATP-binding protein, which translates into the protein MQKYYGMFWLLVCCGIGVTFIQVFIPKGVQYFIDIIVPSADVIRFRWLIILLVAGMFLMFGLMAWQNLLQRSIQEKAARDLQYDIFSHMRKLGYSYFQQRPVGESLSFMNTEVSILQDFYRFLLPHTIQNIVVSIVSVTVMCAISIPLTLIMVPCLLLYYLVGPSIERKATILAKQNTEQRIAYNQKVYESVSALTEMRAHGAEEWDWKRFKGHMQPFLDGRVRMLWMAFWRGTIRRLSYYVGGVAVILYGIHLVKEQAMSVGEMSAYLLYYFQVMQTVTLVITVITEQKVLMHQASKIHRFMQTEPQVVEEAAPICLKEIRGEIRFEHVTYRYNKGPEVLSDFNLMIKSGQRVAIVGPSGHGKSTLLQLLVRFYDPQQGEILLDGVPIRKLSFAQLRESIGYVSQETYLFGDTIRNNILFGHPDATEEDMIQAAKAAYAHDFISAQPDGYDTLLGERGVNLSGGQKQRISIARMFIKKPSILLLDEATSALDTASEQEVQQALERLLLGRTTIAVAHRLSTIKDYDVIVVLEHGQIRELGSHEELMRRQGAYYQLNSGEEG
- a CDS encoding nucleotidyltransferase family protein, with protein sequence MSSDSTLTDEERLVLLCSKPALRNAEIEDFRQLMAAHMDWSRVFGMLHTHGVMGTAWQNIERYFLVKGTEKAIYGKFVSSVKQMYHMQKMRGEQQCRFTLDICHELDKRSIQYSLLKGIVLSQVAYGDLGSRDFKDNDMLIHSSQIDEAIAVMKEMGYVQGMINYKTNSVTPLPRREIMIRSMVSHEVIPLTKYIENSPFLEYHALDLQFSLDLMTSRRTDTAVQQMLERSQVIDVAGHPVRTLEWEDLLLFMLIHLTREATSELDVMAYKDILLYKFMDIHRFLDSPQVNVDWDKVLQRAQDLNFQKEVFYALHYTQTLYGGAGPEGFLDKLNMEDREFLHQVYRYNSEDIAIRWQNSFEERLFDTNRPFKLQKSNPIVPGKR
- a CDS encoding NUDIX hydrolase; amino-acid sequence: MYVNVRAMIERVVKGELQLYLQIRDKPNQPKAWELPGGQLEEYESMIDGLKREVREETGLELTRIAGKDTYMQVRTNTGLLEGIQPFAVYQTLEGPIDSMGVYFRCEAEGIALQSGDQARDGRWVPVKELKQMAEQDLEAFSWIDSVGIQLYLQSEDNKPFQPLEKGDLT